In the genome of Candidatus Ornithobacterium hominis, the window GGTATGCGACTAATCCACGGATGGTCTTATTCCCTAATGAATTGAAAATAAGTAAATCTATGCGAAAGATTATACGAGATGAAGTCTTTCATTTCAGTTATAATCAAGAATTTCAATCTATTATCAAAAACTGCAGAGATATTCAAAGAAAAGATCAAAAGGGCTCTTGGATCGGTAATGAAATCATTGAATATTATACTCATTTACACCATCTTGGGCTTGCACATAGCGTTGAAGTTTGGAACCAAAAAAGTCAATTAGTTGGCGGTCTCTATGGGGTACAAATCAAAAATGTTTTTTGTGGTGAGAGCATGTTTGCAAAAGAAAGTAATGCATCCAAAGCTGGCTTTATCTGGTGGATTTTAGAAAATTCTTTTGATGTAATTGACTGCCAAATATATACCCCTCACCTTGCTAGTTTAGGCGCTCGAGAAATTCCAATAAGAGAGTATTTAAAATTTCTCAAATAATTTTTTAGAAAGTTTATCAATTGCGGCAATCAAAAGTGGCTTTTCGACTTCACCCAATTTATTTGCCATCCATTCTAAATTTGCATTTTTTGGAATTTCAAAAGACATTTGGCTGATTATATCTCCCTCATCAACGCCAGCCGTTACATAATGCACCGTCGCCCCGCTTTTTTCTTCCTTATTTTCTAAAACAGCTTCTAAAACCTTATTCCCAAACATCCCTTTCCCACCATATTTAGGCAACAAAGATGGATGCAAATTAATGATCCTTCTCTCCCATTTTTCGCATAATTCAGCTGAAATAATGGATAAAAATCCTGCCATTACAATCACGTCCACCTCATTCTCTATACAAATTTTATCAATTTCTGCAGATAATTGAGTATTTCTCTCCACTTGCCAAACGCTCAAGCCGTGATTTAAAGCTCTTTCTATTGCAAAACAAGACCGATCCGCTATCACACAAGCAATTTCGACATCAAACAAGCGTTCCGATTCTATCGCATCAATTATTTCTTGTAAATTTGTTCCTCCGCCGGAAACGAGTACAGCAATTT includes:
- the aat gene encoding leucyl/phenylalanyl-tRNA--protein transferase, translating into MYFLNSNQFFPPVDQADESGLLAISEHLSITRLVEAYSNGIFPWYNPGEPVFWYATNPRMVLFPNELKISKSMRKIIRDEVFHFSYNQEFQSIIKNCRDIQRKDQKGSWIGNEIIEYYTHLHHLGLAHSVEVWNQKSQLVGGLYGVQIKNVFCGESMFAKESNASKAGFIWWILENSFDVIDCQIYTPHLASLGAREIPIREYLKFLK
- a CDS encoding formyltransferase family protein, which produces MKIAVLVSGGGTNLQEIIDAIESERLFDVEIACVIADRSCFAIERALNHGLSVWQVERNTQLSAEIDKICIENEVDVIVMAGFLSIISAELCEKWERRIINLHPSLLPKYGGKGMFGNKVLEAVLENKEEKSGATVHYVTAGVDEGDIISQMSFEIPKNANLEWMANKLGEVEKPLLIAAIDKLSKKLFEKF